In a single window of the Nitrospirota bacterium genome:
- a CDS encoding universal stress protein yields MKKVLLAIDDTKGSKTTLKTFIDLFSCARPEKVLLLYVEKFEGRSLIDEMLGNAEMSTLREALEGTEFKKAMDRKANTILEYYKKALEDNGVTGIKTVIKSGHPAEEILKTAKEEGAEMIIIGSRGKRLHTLSMGSVSREVANSANVSVLIAR; encoded by the coding sequence ATGAAAAAAGTATTGCTTGCAATAGACGACACTAAGGGCTCTAAAACTACTCTCAAAACATTCATTGATTTATTTTCATGTGCACGCCCAGAAAAGGTGTTGCTGCTGTATGTTGAAAAGTTTGAAGGCAGGTCTTTAATAGATGAAATGCTGGGTAATGCAGAAATGTCTACTTTAAGGGAAGCATTAGAAGGAACAGAATTCAAAAAGGCAATGGACAGGAAAGCCAATACAATTTTAGAATATTACAAAAAGGCCCTGGAAGATAATGGCGTGACCGGGATAAAGACTGTTATTAAATCAGGCCATCCGGCAGAGGAAATTCTCAAAACTGCAAAAGAAGAAGGGGCCGAAATGATAATTATTGGTTCGAGAGGGAAAAGGTTGCATACGCTCTCGATGGGCAGCGTTAGCAGAGAAGTGGCTAACAGCGCTAACGTCTCTGTGTTGATAGCAAGATAG